From the Microbacterium sp. W4I4 genome, one window contains:
- a CDS encoding TlyA family RNA methyltransferase, giving the protein MTRLDAALAARGLARSRTHAATLIADGRVRIDGHPVVKASTPVADDDVIRVDGDDHYVSRGAHKLIAALDGFGIAVQDRLALDMGASTGGFTQVLRERGARRVLAVDVGHGQLADVVAADPGVTSVEGFNVRNMTAENLGEATGESGRPELVVGDLSFISLALVLPAVAGVVAPGGDVVLLVKPQFEVGRTAVRGGLVTNPTLRTDAVERTLWAAHDVGLGMLGIIASPILGTHGNAEFLVHLAPGRGTDPSEWTEQITHVAGGR; this is encoded by the coding sequence ATGACCAGACTCGACGCCGCCCTCGCCGCGCGCGGGCTCGCACGCTCGCGCACGCACGCCGCCACCCTGATCGCCGACGGACGCGTGCGCATCGACGGCCATCCCGTCGTGAAGGCCTCCACACCGGTCGCCGACGATGACGTGATCCGCGTGGACGGCGACGACCACTACGTCAGCAGGGGAGCCCACAAGCTCATCGCCGCGCTCGACGGCTTCGGCATCGCGGTGCAGGACCGCCTGGCACTGGACATGGGCGCCTCCACCGGCGGATTCACCCAGGTGCTCCGCGAGCGCGGCGCACGCCGCGTGCTCGCCGTCGACGTCGGACACGGACAGCTCGCCGACGTCGTCGCCGCCGACCCGGGTGTGACCTCGGTCGAGGGCTTCAACGTGCGGAACATGACTGCAGAGAATCTCGGCGAGGCGACCGGGGAGAGCGGGCGCCCCGAGCTGGTCGTCGGCGATCTGTCGTTCATCTCGCTCGCCCTGGTGCTGCCTGCTGTCGCCGGTGTCGTCGCGCCCGGCGGGGATGTCGTGCTGCTCGTCAAGCCGCAGTTCGAGGTCGGCCGCACTGCCGTCAGAGGCGGGCTGGTCACGAACCCCACCCTGCGCACCGATGCCGTCGAGCGCACGCTCTGGGCCGCGCACGACGTCGGACTCGGGATGCTCGGCATCATCGCCTCGCCGATCCTCGGAACGCACGGCAACGCCGAATTCCTGGTCCACCTCGCGCCCGGGCGGGGAACCGATCCGTCAGAATGGACCGAGCAGATCACGCACGTGGCAGGAGGACGATGA
- a CDS encoding CTP synthase, producing MNSSVAAPKNDTTRHIFVTGGVVSSLGKGLTAASLGNLLTARGLRVVMQKLDPYLNVDPGTMNPFQHGEVFVTDDGAETDLDIGHYERFLDINLSQAANVTTGQIYSQVIARERRGEYLGDTVQVIPHITDEIKRRMRLQATEEPRPDVIITEVGGTVGDIESQPFLEAARQLRHELGRGNVFFVHVSLVPFMGASGEQKTKPTQHSVAALRQVGIQPDALVLRSDRPVSASNRNKIALMCDVDIEGVINTVDLPSIYDIPSTLNDQGLDSYITRRLDLDEKAAADVDWTRWQKVLHAVHNPKHEVTIGLVGKYIDLPDAYLSVTEALKAGGFAQETKVNIRWIPSDSCETPEGAEKALGELDGICVPGGFGIRGIEGKLGALRFAREQGIPTLGLCLGLQCMVIEYGRNMAGIAGASSTEFDPETAEPIIATMAEQVEILDGGDLGGTMRLGLYEAALSEGSLARELYGSDVASERHRHRYEVNNAYRGRLSDAGLVFSGLNPDLDLVEYVELPRDMHPFYIATQAHPELRSRPTSPHPLFRGLVGAAIERSRSSELFDDDDDA from the coding sequence ATGAACTCTTCTGTTGCGGCGCCCAAGAACGACACCACCCGACACATCTTCGTGACCGGAGGTGTCGTTTCGTCGTTGGGGAAGGGTCTCACAGCGGCCAGCCTGGGAAACCTGCTCACCGCGCGCGGTCTGCGCGTCGTGATGCAGAAGCTCGACCCGTATCTGAACGTCGACCCGGGCACCATGAACCCGTTCCAGCACGGTGAGGTCTTCGTCACCGACGACGGCGCCGAGACCGACCTCGACATCGGGCACTACGAGCGGTTCCTCGACATCAACCTGTCGCAGGCCGCCAACGTCACCACCGGCCAGATCTACTCGCAGGTCATCGCGCGCGAGCGCCGCGGAGAGTACCTCGGCGACACCGTGCAGGTCATCCCGCACATCACCGACGAGATCAAGCGCCGCATGCGCCTGCAGGCCACCGAGGAGCCCCGCCCCGACGTGATCATCACCGAGGTCGGCGGCACGGTCGGCGACATCGAGTCGCAGCCGTTCCTCGAGGCCGCACGCCAGCTTCGCCACGAGCTCGGCCGCGGCAACGTGTTCTTCGTGCACGTCTCGCTCGTGCCGTTCATGGGCGCCTCCGGCGAGCAGAAGACCAAGCCCACCCAGCACTCCGTGGCGGCCCTGCGCCAGGTCGGCATCCAGCCCGACGCCCTGGTGCTGCGCAGCGACCGGCCCGTCAGCGCGAGCAACCGCAACAAGATCGCGCTGATGTGCGACGTCGACATCGAAGGCGTCATCAACACCGTCGACCTGCCCAGCATCTACGACATCCCCTCGACCCTGAACGACCAGGGCCTGGACTCCTACATCACCCGCCGCCTCGACCTCGACGAGAAGGCCGCCGCGGATGTCGACTGGACGCGCTGGCAGAAGGTGCTGCACGCGGTGCACAACCCCAAGCACGAGGTCACCATCGGCCTGGTCGGCAAGTACATCGACCTGCCCGACGCGTACCTGTCCGTCACTGAGGCGCTCAAGGCCGGCGGCTTCGCGCAGGAGACCAAGGTCAACATCCGCTGGATCCCCTCCGACTCCTGCGAGACGCCAGAGGGCGCCGAGAAGGCGCTCGGCGAGCTCGACGGCATCTGCGTGCCCGGCGGCTTCGGCATCCGCGGCATCGAGGGCAAGCTCGGCGCGCTGCGCTTCGCCCGCGAGCAGGGCATCCCCACGCTCGGTCTGTGCCTGGGCCTGCAGTGCATGGTGATCGAGTACGGCCGCAACATGGCCGGCATCGCCGGAGCCTCGTCCACCGAGTTCGACCCCGAGACCGCCGAGCCGATCATCGCGACGATGGCCGAGCAGGTCGAGATCCTCGACGGCGGGGACCTGGGCGGCACCATGCGCCTGGGTCTGTACGAGGCGGCTCTGTCCGAGGGATCGCTGGCGCGCGAGCTCTACGGCTCGGACGTCGCATCCGAGCGTCACCGGCACCGCTACGAAGTCAACAACGCCTACCGTGGTCGTCTCTCCGACGCCGGCCTGGTGTTCTCGGGTCTGAACCCCGACCTCGACCTCGTCGAGTACGTCGAGCTGCCGCGCGACATGCACCCGTTCTACATCGCCACGCAGGCGCACCCCGAGCTGCGTTCGCGTCCGACCTCGCCGCACCCGCTGTTCCGCGGACTGGTCGGTGCGGCCATCGAGCGCTCCCGCTCCAGCGAGCTGTTCGACGATGACGACGACGCCTGA
- a CDS encoding NAD kinase produces the protein MNERRILVVAHAKRPDTVTAALRVIDALREAGAVPVIPAPDRDELIAADPRFAGIGLLGEDVAADDLELAIVLGGDGTILRAAELVRDSGAPVLGINMGHVGFLAEIDREDMDAAVRRVIDRDYEVEERLALSVRVKDVAGHVVYETWALNEATVEKASRERMIEVVIEIDGRPLSSFGCDGMVVSTPTGSTAYNFSAGGPVIWPTVEAITVVPLSAHALFAKPLVVGPEASVAIEMLERTDGSGILWCDGRRSHELPPGARVVVRRSSRPVRLARLHPTAFTERLVRKFQLPVAGWRGAS, from the coding sequence ATGAACGAGCGCCGCATCCTGGTCGTCGCCCACGCCAAGCGGCCGGACACCGTCACCGCCGCTCTGCGCGTCATCGATGCACTGCGCGAGGCGGGAGCCGTGCCGGTCATCCCCGCTCCGGACCGCGACGAGCTCATCGCCGCTGACCCGCGCTTCGCGGGCATCGGTCTGCTCGGCGAGGACGTCGCGGCCGACGACCTCGAGCTGGCCATCGTCCTCGGCGGCGACGGGACGATCCTGCGTGCGGCAGAACTGGTCCGCGACTCCGGCGCCCCGGTGCTCGGCATCAACATGGGGCACGTCGGATTCCTCGCCGAGATCGACCGTGAGGACATGGACGCCGCGGTGCGCCGCGTCATCGACCGGGACTACGAGGTCGAGGAGCGTCTGGCCCTCTCCGTGCGCGTCAAGGACGTCGCAGGCCACGTCGTCTACGAGACGTGGGCTCTGAACGAGGCGACCGTCGAGAAGGCCAGCCGTGAGCGGATGATCGAGGTCGTCATCGAGATCGACGGCCGCCCGCTGTCGAGCTTCGGATGCGACGGCATGGTCGTCTCCACTCCCACAGGTTCGACGGCGTACAACTTCTCCGCCGGCGGGCCGGTCATCTGGCCGACCGTCGAGGCGATCACCGTGGTGCCGCTGTCCGCCCATGCCCTGTTCGCCAAGCCGCTGGTGGTGGGTCCGGAGGCTTCGGTGGCCATCGAGATGCTCGAGCGCACCGACGGCTCCGGCATCCTCTGGTGCGACGGGCGACGCTCTCACGAGCTGCCGCCGGGTGCACGCGTGGTGGTGCGCCGATCCTCCCGGCCCGTGCGGCTGGCGCGCCTGCATCCGACCGCGTTCACCGAGCGTCTGGTGCGCAAGTTCCAGCTGCCCGTCGCGGGATGGCGGGGAGCGTCGTGA
- a CDS encoding NUDIX hydrolase, which yields MTTTPDPMPGTHGPLKDEPFEPEVLSSDLVYKGWVWDVRSDRVAYGDGEMVREYVAHTGAVAVVALDDQGRVLLIQQYRHPIRHRDWELPAGLLDIPGEDPLVAAQRELAEEADVTAGHWEHLVSSWTTPGGNDEMIHIYLATDIASAETAHEREDEEADIRVEWVPLSEAADAVLAGRMHNGILSIGVLATERRLRERT from the coding sequence ATGACGACGACGCCTGATCCGATGCCCGGGACCCACGGACCGTTGAAGGACGAGCCCTTCGAGCCCGAGGTCCTCTCCAGCGACCTGGTCTACAAGGGCTGGGTGTGGGATGTGCGCTCGGACCGGGTGGCGTACGGCGACGGCGAGATGGTGCGCGAGTACGTCGCGCACACCGGTGCCGTAGCGGTCGTCGCCCTCGACGATCAGGGTCGCGTGCTCCTGATCCAGCAGTACCGGCATCCGATCCGTCATCGCGACTGGGAGCTGCCGGCAGGGCTGCTCGACATCCCGGGGGAGGACCCGCTGGTCGCCGCGCAGCGCGAGCTGGCGGAGGAGGCGGATGTCACCGCCGGCCATTGGGAGCACCTGGTGTCGTCCTGGACCACGCCGGGCGGCAACGACGAGATGATCCACATCTACCTCGCCACCGACATCGCGTCAGCGGAGACAGCGCACGAGCGCGAGGACGAGGAGGCGGACATCCGCGTCGAGTGGGTGCCGCTGTCCGAAGCCGCGGATGCGGTGCTGGCAGGACGGATGCACAACGGCATCCTCTCCATCGGCGTGCTGGCCACCGAGCGGCGGCTGCGCGAGCGGACCTGA
- the xerD gene encoding site-specific tyrosine recombinase XerD → MQLDRALNAYLRHVTIERGLSEHSIAAYRRDLNGYLDWLAEQEVSETGEITPAVVAAFIADRSAADPPPAATSLARLQSSVRGWHRFLAREGIEQDDPTGRLRPPKTPRRLPKALTIEQVERLLGAPSPEDPLGIRDRALLELLYATGARVSEAVSLDVDDLAYGDVLRLRGKGDKERIVPVGSYARAAVDAYLTRVRPQLAAKGRATARLFLGARGAPLSRQSAWLVIRAAAEHAEITSEVSPHTLRHSFATHLLQGGADVRVVQELLGHASVATTQIYTHVSVDTLRDIYITSHPRAR, encoded by the coding sequence ATGCAGCTCGATCGTGCACTCAACGCATATCTGCGCCACGTCACGATCGAGCGCGGTCTCTCCGAGCACTCCATCGCCGCCTACCGACGCGACCTGAACGGCTACCTGGACTGGCTCGCCGAGCAGGAGGTCTCGGAGACCGGGGAGATCACTCCCGCCGTCGTGGCCGCATTCATCGCCGACCGCTCCGCCGCCGACCCGCCGCCCGCCGCGACGAGCCTGGCGCGCCTGCAGTCCTCGGTGCGCGGCTGGCACCGGTTCCTCGCCCGCGAGGGCATCGAGCAGGACGACCCGACCGGCCGCCTCCGGCCGCCGAAGACGCCGCGCCGGCTGCCGAAGGCTCTGACCATCGAGCAGGTCGAGCGGCTGCTGGGTGCGCCCTCGCCGGAGGACCCCCTCGGCATCCGCGACCGCGCCCTCCTCGAGCTGCTGTACGCGACCGGCGCCCGCGTCTCAGAGGCCGTGTCCCTCGATGTCGACGACCTCGCCTACGGCGACGTGCTGCGCCTGCGCGGCAAGGGCGACAAGGAGCGCATCGTGCCGGTGGGCTCATACGCCCGAGCCGCCGTCGACGCCTACCTGACCCGAGTGCGTCCGCAGCTCGCCGCGAAGGGGAGAGCCACGGCGCGGCTGTTCCTCGGCGCTCGGGGAGCCCCGCTGTCGCGGCAGAGCGCCTGGCTGGTGATCCGCGCCGCGGCCGAGCACGCCGAGATCACCAGCGAGGTGTCGCCGCACACGCTCCGGCACTCGTTCGCCACGCACCTGCTGCAGGGCGGCGCCGATGTCCGCGTCGTGCAGGAGCTGCTCGGCCACGCGTCGGTCGCGACCACCCAGATCTACACGCACGTCTCGGTCGACACCCTGCGCGACATCTACATCACCTCGCACCCGCGCGCCCGCTAA
- a CDS encoding FadR/GntR family transcriptional regulator, producing MMDSPLVDAALHPVRGQMAFESCVEQLGSAIQLGIFRVGEKLPGERALAERLGVSRATLREAISALRAAGLVTTTRGRGGGTFVEPLVRRWPEGQHPPRRAEIDDLIVFRSVIEPGAAHRAAMTELTVEQRELLAESLAEVDAATEPADYRTADARLHLAISTVCGSDELAHACNGVQVKIHQLLAEIPFLKKNIEHADAEHREIVAAILAGEAERARQVMAAHCDATAALLKGLLK from the coding sequence ATGATGGATTCCCCCCTGGTGGATGCCGCGCTGCACCCCGTGCGCGGACAGATGGCCTTCGAGTCCTGCGTCGAGCAGCTCGGATCCGCCATCCAGCTCGGCATCTTCCGGGTGGGGGAGAAGCTCCCGGGTGAGCGCGCGCTCGCCGAACGACTGGGCGTCTCGCGCGCCACCCTCCGGGAGGCCATCAGCGCCCTCCGCGCCGCCGGGCTCGTCACCACGACCCGGGGGCGCGGAGGAGGCACCTTCGTCGAGCCGCTCGTTCGGAGATGGCCCGAGGGCCAGCATCCGCCCCGCCGCGCCGAGATCGATGACCTCATCGTCTTCCGCTCCGTGATCGAACCGGGAGCCGCCCACCGGGCCGCGATGACCGAGCTCACCGTCGAGCAGCGCGAGCTGCTGGCGGAGAGCCTCGCCGAGGTCGACGCGGCCACGGAGCCGGCCGACTACCGGACAGCGGATGCCCGACTCCACCTGGCCATCAGCACCGTGTGCGGTTCGGATGAGCTCGCACACGCCTGCAACGGCGTGCAGGTGAAGATCCACCAGCTCCTCGCCGAGATCCCATTCCTCAAGAAGAACATCGAACACGCGGACGCCGAGCACCGTGAGATCGTCGCGGCGATCCTCGCGGGCGAGGCGGAGCGTGCGCGCCAGGTGATGGCCGCGCACTGCGACGCCACGGCCGCACTCCTGAAGGGCCTTCTGAAATGA
- a CDS encoding HAD-IIA family hydrolase, with amino-acid sequence MALFRRAKTASTPLTDRDALLADLDGVVYAGPGALPHAIESLNRASESMRLGYITNNASRTDAAVAEHLTSLGLTVAADDVVTSPQAAMRLLATMVPAPATILIVGGDGLVDEAHKAGYTVTRSAEDSPAAVVQGFAPEVAWTDLAEAAFALQLPEDEGGIPWIATNTDWTIPRERGVAPGNGTLVSAVHTAIGRLSVVAGKPEKPIFEVAVERFDAQRPLFIGDRLDTDISGSTRAGIDSALVLTGIDRPKHVLAAPQGSRPDYILSDLRELHEPYPETVEKNGVFTVGRSSVRVVDADVQIIEAGDAQIDLLRAGAAAIWATGLAIYAFRVPEQLYADPFHRP; translated from the coding sequence ATGGCGCTGTTCCGCCGCGCGAAGACGGCATCCACTCCGCTGACCGACCGCGACGCGCTGCTCGCCGATCTCGACGGCGTGGTGTACGCCGGACCAGGGGCGCTGCCCCATGCGATCGAGAGCCTCAACCGCGCAAGCGAGTCGATGCGGCTCGGGTACATCACGAACAACGCATCCCGCACCGACGCTGCCGTCGCCGAGCACCTCACCAGCCTCGGCCTGACCGTGGCCGCGGATGACGTGGTGACCAGCCCGCAGGCCGCCATGCGCCTGCTGGCCACGATGGTCCCGGCACCGGCGACCATCCTCATCGTCGGGGGAGACGGGCTCGTCGACGAGGCGCACAAGGCCGGATACACGGTCACCCGCAGTGCGGAGGACTCGCCGGCCGCGGTCGTGCAGGGCTTCGCCCCCGAGGTCGCCTGGACGGATCTCGCCGAGGCGGCCTTCGCTCTCCAGCTGCCGGAAGACGAGGGCGGCATTCCCTGGATCGCCACCAACACGGACTGGACCATCCCGCGCGAGCGCGGTGTGGCACCCGGCAACGGCACGCTGGTCTCCGCCGTGCACACCGCGATCGGGCGCCTGTCCGTCGTCGCGGGCAAGCCCGAGAAGCCGATCTTCGAGGTCGCGGTCGAGCGCTTCGACGCGCAGCGTCCGCTGTTCATCGGCGACCGCCTCGACACCGACATCTCCGGCTCGACTCGGGCCGGCATCGACTCGGCCCTCGTGCTGACCGGCATCGACCGGCCCAAGCACGTGCTGGCGGCACCGCAGGGCTCGCGTCCGGACTACATCCTCAGCGACCTGCGCGAGCTGCACGAGCCGTATCCGGAGACCGTCGAGAAGAACGGCGTGTTCACGGTCGGCAGGTCCTCCGTGCGCGTCGTCGACGCCGATGTGCAGATCATCGAGGCGGGCGACGCGCAGATCGACCTGCTGCGTGCCGGCGCCGCGGCCATCTGGGCCACGGGGCTGGCGATCTACGCCTTCCGGGTTCCCGAGCAGCTCTACGCGGATCCTTTCCACAGGCCCTGA
- the recN gene encoding DNA repair protein RecN: protein MIDEMRIRGLGVIDDAVLPLGPGFTAVTGETGAGKTMVVTGLGLLLGARADSSAVRAGAAQASVAGVWLVPQQGPVADIVTDAGGELEPAGGDSAELYVSRTLSTEGRSRASVGGRAAPASVLAALADELVVVHGQSDQLRLRSASAQRDALDRFGGGRVAAALAAYTERFDAWRRLDAEITDLTENRDRRAAEAAALREQLAEIEQIEPQAGEDVSLSERAERLANAEELRQAASVARSALSSEDDEPDVTLLLAETRRSLERAADPQLAEIAEAVADLGYRAADLAGQLSTYLADLDESGPHELAAVEERRAAIGGLVRQHGSLDEALEVWRTGSLRLAELDDDGDRIERLTAEATAARGSLDEAAAALSATRTEAAVRLSAAVTDELHALAMPDARLEVRVAEGAESLHGRDDVSILLAPHPGAEPRSVSRGASGGELSRVMLAIEVVMAGTDPVPTFVFDEVDAGIGGAAAIEVGRRLAQLARTSQVIAVTHLAQVAAFATNHLSVVKSNDGAVTASSVTRLAGEQREAEMARLLSGLADSDAALTHARELLSLGSQTN from the coding sequence GTGATCGACGAGATGCGCATCCGCGGTCTCGGCGTCATCGACGACGCCGTGCTGCCGCTCGGGCCCGGATTCACCGCCGTGACCGGCGAGACCGGTGCCGGCAAGACCATGGTCGTCACAGGCCTCGGCCTGCTGCTGGGTGCTCGTGCGGACTCGTCCGCCGTGCGCGCCGGCGCCGCCCAGGCATCGGTGGCGGGCGTCTGGCTGGTGCCGCAGCAGGGGCCGGTCGCCGACATCGTGACGGATGCCGGCGGCGAGCTCGAACCCGCCGGAGGAGACTCCGCCGAGCTGTACGTCTCGCGCACGCTCAGCACCGAGGGGCGCAGCCGCGCCAGCGTGGGCGGTCGCGCGGCCCCGGCATCTGTGCTGGCGGCCCTGGCCGACGAGCTGGTCGTCGTGCACGGTCAGTCCGATCAGCTGCGCCTGCGATCGGCTTCCGCGCAGCGCGATGCCCTGGACCGTTTCGGGGGCGGGCGGGTCGCCGCGGCCCTGGCCGCGTACACGGAGCGGTTCGACGCCTGGCGGCGACTGGATGCCGAGATCACCGATCTCACCGAGAACCGCGACCGCCGCGCGGCCGAAGCCGCGGCGCTGCGCGAGCAGCTCGCCGAGATCGAACAGATCGAACCCCAGGCCGGGGAGGATGTGTCGCTGAGCGAGCGCGCCGAACGCCTGGCCAACGCCGAGGAGCTGCGCCAGGCGGCATCCGTCGCGCGCTCCGCGCTCTCGAGCGAGGACGACGAACCGGATGTCACCCTGCTGCTCGCGGAGACCCGCCGCTCGCTGGAGCGCGCCGCCGACCCGCAGCTGGCGGAGATCGCCGAAGCCGTCGCCGACCTCGGCTACCGCGCCGCCGACCTCGCCGGGCAGCTGTCCACGTACCTCGCCGACCTCGACGAGTCGGGCCCGCACGAACTGGCCGCCGTCGAGGAGCGTCGCGCGGCGATCGGCGGACTCGTCCGACAGCACGGCTCCCTCGATGAGGCGCTGGAAGTCTGGCGCACCGGATCGCTGCGACTGGCCGAGCTCGATGACGACGGCGACCGCATCGAACGCCTGACCGCCGAAGCCACGGCCGCCCGCGGCAGCCTCGACGAAGCGGCAGCGGCTCTCAGCGCCACGCGCACCGAGGCCGCGGTGCGGCTGTCCGCGGCCGTCACCGACGAGCTGCACGCCCTCGCCATGCCCGACGCCCGGCTCGAGGTGCGCGTGGCGGAGGGCGCCGAGTCCCTGCACGGGCGCGACGACGTGTCGATCCTGCTCGCGCCGCATCCCGGCGCCGAACCGCGGTCGGTCTCGCGCGGAGCATCCGGCGGCGAGCTCTCCCGCGTCATGCTCGCGATCGAGGTCGTCATGGCCGGCACCGACCCGGTCCCCACCTTCGTGTTCGACGAGGTGGATGCCGGCATCGGCGGTGCCGCCGCGATCGAGGTCGGCAGGCGCCTCGCGCAGCTGGCCCGCACCTCCCAGGTCATCGCCGTCACCCATCTCGCACAGGTCGCCGCCTTCGCGACCAACCACCTGTCCGTCGTGAAGTCGAACGACGGAGCCGTGACCGCCTCCAGCGTGACCCGACTGGCGGGAGAGCAGCGCGAGGCCGAGATGGCCCGACTGCTCTCCGGACTCGCCGACTCGGATGCCGCTCTCACCCATGCCCGTGAACTTCTGAGCCTCGGCTCGCAAACGAACTGA
- a CDS encoding amino acid permease, with amino-acid sequence MSESTQAVGAGPVDDDAAALAELGYKQELHRGMSGFSNFAVSFSIISILAGCITSFNIALKSGGPSAITIGWPLVGVFVLCVALAMAEVCSRYPTAGGLYFWAGRLAKRDKRKWAWFVGWYNFLGEVAVTAAIDYGAAATMMAFANLMWGTEVTALNTFLLFVVLIVIHGLLNTFGVNLVSLLSSVSAWWHSVGVAIIVAILWIMPAEHQDIGWTFTTWHNETGWGFGPYVFLMGLLMAQYTYTGYDASAHVAEETKNASVAAPKGIVMSVLVSIIGGWILLFTIVAAIQDGSQEGLSKIVNTDLGSGPAQIFMDALDNPDVAKFLLFIVCGAQFFCGMASVTANSRMSYAFSRDNAIPGSRLWAKVNKRTGTPTNSIWLCVVLSILVTIPALFNVTAYAAVTSIAVIGLYIAYVTPVLLRRLNPDFAPGPWNLGRWSAVVGWIAVVWVVFIVILFVLPPVTPVTVETFNYAPIAVAVVAILCVVLWFAYGRRDFMNHDEAEHLTKASDKLLEE; translated from the coding sequence ATGAGCGAATCCACACAGGCCGTGGGTGCTGGTCCCGTCGATGATGACGCCGCCGCCCTGGCCGAACTCGGTTACAAGCAGGAACTCCATCGCGGGATGTCGGGGTTCTCGAACTTCGCCGTCTCCTTCTCGATCATCTCCATCCTCGCCGGCTGCATCACCTCGTTCAACATCGCGCTGAAGTCGGGGGGACCCAGCGCTATCACCATCGGCTGGCCGCTGGTCGGCGTCTTCGTGCTGTGCGTGGCGCTGGCGATGGCAGAGGTCTGCTCCCGCTATCCCACAGCCGGCGGCCTGTACTTCTGGGCCGGACGCCTGGCCAAGCGCGACAAGCGCAAGTGGGCCTGGTTCGTCGGCTGGTACAACTTCCTCGGCGAGGTCGCCGTCACCGCGGCGATCGACTACGGCGCCGCCGCCACGATGATGGCCTTCGCCAACCTCATGTGGGGCACCGAGGTCACCGCACTGAACACGTTCCTGCTGTTCGTCGTCCTCATCGTCATCCACGGTCTGCTGAACACCTTCGGCGTGAACCTGGTCAGCCTGCTGTCCTCGGTCTCGGCCTGGTGGCACAGCGTCGGCGTGGCGATCATCGTCGCGATCCTGTGGATCATGCCGGCCGAGCACCAGGACATCGGCTGGACCTTCACGACCTGGCACAACGAGACGGGCTGGGGCTTCGGCCCGTACGTCTTCCTGATGGGTCTGCTGATGGCGCAGTACACGTACACGGGATACGACGCCTCGGCGCACGTCGCGGAGGAGACGAAGAACGCCTCCGTCGCCGCGCCCAAGGGCATCGTGATGAGCGTGCTCGTCTCGATCATCGGTGGATGGATCCTGCTGTTCACGATCGTCGCGGCGATCCAGGACGGCAGCCAGGAAGGCCTGTCCAAGATCGTCAACACCGATCTCGGCTCGGGCCCCGCGCAGATCTTCATGGACGCGCTGGACAACCCGGACGTGGCGAAGTTCCTGCTGTTCATCGTGTGCGGCGCGCAGTTCTTCTGCGGCATGGCGTCTGTGACGGCCAACTCGCGGATGAGCTACGCGTTCTCACGGGACAACGCCATCCCCGGTTCGCGCCTGTGGGCGAAGGTCAACAAGCGCACCGGCACCCCGACCAACTCGATCTGGCTGTGCGTCGTGCTCTCGATCCTGGTCACGATCCCCGCCCTGTTCAACGTCACCGCGTACGCGGCGGTCACCTCCATCGCGGTCATCGGTCTGTACATCGCCTATGTGACGCCGGTGCTGCTGCGTCGCCTGAACCCCGACTTCGCACCCGGCCCGTGGAACCTGGGCCGATGGAGTGCGGTCGTGGGCTGGATCGCGGTGGTCTGGGTGGTCTTCATCGTGATCCTGTTCGTGCTGCCGCCGGTCACACCGGTCACGGTCGAGACGTTCAACTACGCGCCGATCGCGGTGGCGGTCGTGGCCATCCTGTGCGTCGTGCTGTGGTTCGCCTACGGCAGGCGCGACTTCATGAACCACGACGAGGCCGAGCACCTCACCAAGGCCTCGGACAAGCTCCTGGAAGAGTGA